A single region of the Streptomyces sp. NBC_00236 genome encodes:
- a CDS encoding acetyl-CoA C-acetyltransferase, with translation MVELIPLALPQPRRVAVIGGSRIPFARSDGPYAQASNQQMLTAALDGLVERFGLQGQRVGEFAAGAVLKHSRDFNLARETVLGSRLDPRTPAYDVQQACGTGLQAVIAAANKIMLGAIDSAIAGGADTTSDAPLGVNDELRRLLLSARRAKSTGGKAKALAGVRPRHLVPDIPRNAEPRTGLSMGDHAAVTARQWDIGRAEQDLLAATSHQRLAAAYDRGFLDDLVVPYLGLERDQNLRPGSTVEKLATLKPVFGADHPDATMTAGNSTPLTDGAATVLLASEEWAERHGLEPQAYLSLYETAAVDYVGGEDGLLMAPAYAVPRMLERAGLGVRDFDLFEVHEAFASQVLATLAAWEKQGLAPVDREKLNVAGSSLATGHPFAATGARIVATLAKLLAERDAPGRGLISVCAAGGQGVTAILERV, from the coding sequence TTGGTCGAGTTGATCCCCCTCGCACTCCCGCAGCCCCGCAGGGTCGCGGTCATCGGTGGCAGCCGTATCCCCTTCGCACGCTCCGACGGGCCGTACGCGCAGGCCTCCAACCAGCAGATGCTCACCGCCGCGCTGGACGGTCTGGTCGAGCGCTTCGGGCTCCAGGGACAGCGGGTCGGCGAGTTCGCCGCGGGCGCGGTCCTCAAGCACAGCCGGGACTTCAACCTGGCCCGGGAGACCGTGCTCGGCTCACGGCTCGACCCGCGCACCCCCGCGTACGACGTCCAGCAGGCGTGCGGCACCGGCCTCCAGGCCGTGATCGCCGCCGCCAACAAGATCATGCTCGGCGCGATCGACTCCGCGATCGCGGGCGGCGCGGACACCACGAGCGACGCGCCGCTCGGCGTCAACGACGAGCTGCGCAGGCTGCTGCTGTCCGCCCGGCGTGCGAAGTCGACGGGCGGGAAGGCCAAGGCCCTTGCGGGCGTACGTCCCCGGCACCTCGTCCCGGACATCCCGCGCAACGCCGAACCCCGCACCGGCCTCTCGATGGGCGACCACGCGGCGGTCACCGCCCGGCAGTGGGACATCGGCCGCGCGGAGCAGGACCTGCTCGCCGCCACCAGCCACCAGCGGCTCGCCGCCGCGTACGACCGGGGTTTCCTGGACGACCTCGTCGTCCCGTACCTGGGCCTGGAACGCGACCAGAACCTGCGCCCGGGCTCCACCGTGGAGAAACTCGCCACGCTGAAGCCGGTGTTCGGCGCGGACCACCCGGACGCGACGATGACCGCGGGCAACTCGACGCCGCTCACGGACGGCGCCGCGACCGTACTCCTGGCGAGCGAGGAGTGGGCCGAGCGCCACGGTCTGGAGCCGCAGGCGTACCTCTCGCTGTACGAGACGGCCGCGGTCGACTACGTGGGCGGCGAGGACGGGCTGCTGATGGCGCCCGCGTACGCCGTGCCGCGGATGCTGGAGCGGGCCGGGCTCGGCGTCCGGGACTTCGACCTCTTCGAGGTCCACGAGGCCTTCGCCTCCCAGGTGCTGGCCACGCTGGCCGCCTGGGAGAAGCAGGGGCTGGCGCCCGTCGACCGGGAGAAGCTCAATGTGGCCGGGTCCTCCCTCGCCACCGGGCACCCGTTCGCCGCGACGGGCGCGCGGATCGTCGCCACCCTGGCCAAGCTCCTCGCGGAGCGCGATGCCCCGGGCCGCGGGCTGATCTCGGTCTGTGCGGCGGGCGGCCAGGGGGTCACGGCGATCCTCGAACGCGTCTGA
- a CDS encoding 3-oxoacyl-ACP reductase has translation MADRYLHLTSTTTGRFLTRRLGLPQPARLRRWTLETPTLPGPVLHLTAGDSAVTDALGTVLAACGPEIVAHAERPAGIVLDATAVDTAAGLAAVHAALHPVVRSLAPGGRIVVLGVRPSPDDHHQAAAQQALEGFVRSLGKEIGKGATVQLVRIAPGSVAGAGSTLRFLLSPRSAYISGQVIEVTDAAPDPVADWAAPLTGRTALVTGAARGIGASVASVLARDGAHVICLDIPQAREDLVRTADRLGATALPLDITAADAAERIAAAAPDGLDILVHNAGITRDRRLANMPADRWAPVIDVNLDSVLRTTDALLKAGTVNRGGRIVATASIAGIAGNNGQTNYAASKAGIIGLVRSLAPRAAADHGVTVNAVAPGFIETKMTAAVPLFIREAGRRMNSLSQGGLPVDVAETTAWFAQPASSAVNGQIVRVCGQSLLGA, from the coding sequence ATGGCCGACCGCTATCTGCACCTCACCAGCACGACAACCGGCCGATTCCTGACCCGGAGACTCGGCCTGCCCCAGCCCGCACGGCTGCGCCGCTGGACCCTGGAGACGCCGACACTGCCCGGCCCGGTCCTCCACCTCACCGCCGGGGACTCCGCCGTCACGGACGCACTCGGCACCGTCCTCGCCGCCTGCGGTCCCGAGATCGTGGCCCACGCCGAACGGCCCGCCGGAATCGTCCTGGACGCGACCGCCGTCGACACCGCCGCCGGCCTCGCAGCCGTGCACGCCGCACTCCACCCGGTCGTCCGCTCGCTCGCACCCGGCGGCCGCATCGTCGTCCTCGGGGTGCGCCCGTCCCCGGACGACCACCACCAGGCCGCCGCCCAGCAGGCCCTCGAAGGGTTCGTGCGCTCCCTGGGCAAGGAGATAGGCAAGGGCGCCACGGTGCAACTGGTGCGCATCGCCCCCGGCTCGGTCGCCGGTGCCGGGTCCACCCTGCGCTTCCTGCTCTCACCCCGGTCCGCGTACATCAGCGGCCAGGTCATCGAGGTGACCGACGCCGCTCCCGACCCCGTCGCCGACTGGGCGGCCCCCCTCACCGGCCGCACCGCACTGGTCACCGGCGCCGCCCGCGGCATCGGCGCCTCGGTCGCCTCCGTCCTCGCCCGGGACGGCGCCCACGTCATCTGCCTGGACATCCCGCAGGCCCGGGAAGACCTCGTCCGCACCGCCGACCGGCTCGGCGCCACCGCCCTGCCGCTGGACATCACCGCCGCCGACGCGGCCGAACGGATCGCCGCCGCGGCCCCGGACGGCCTCGACATCCTCGTCCACAACGCCGGCATCACCCGCGACCGCCGCCTCGCCAACATGCCCGCCGACCGCTGGGCCCCGGTCATCGACGTCAACCTCGACAGCGTCCTGCGCACCACCGACGCGCTGCTCAAGGCCGGAACCGTCAACCGCGGCGGCCGGATCGTCGCCACGGCCTCCATCGCGGGCATCGCCGGCAACAACGGCCAGACGAACTACGCGGCCAGCAAGGCCGGCATCATCGGCCTCGTCCGCTCACTCGCCCCGCGCGCCGCCGCCGACCACGGCGTCACGGTCAACGCGGTGGCCCCCGGCTTCATCGAGACGAAGATGACCGCGGCCGTCCCGCTCTTCATCCGCGAGGCGGGCCGCCGCATGAACTCCCTCTCTCAGGGCGGCCTCCCGGTCGACGTCGCCGAGACGACAGCGTGGTTCGCCCAGCCCGCGTCGAGTGCCGTCAACGGCCAGATCGTCCGGGTCTGCGGCCAGAGCCTGCTGGGAGCGTGA
- a CDS encoding MaoC family dehydratase, with protein sequence MPSLLLSLARGAVTSPFKRAGRPDATLPPDRHHRPAAPIAPGPLAAYRRICAFPETGPLPATYPHVLAFPLAMRLMTGRRFPLPVTGLVHTWIEITAHRVLHPTDLLELTVYAERLTPHRRGTEVTVVTEARLADELVWESRSGYLSRHATRTETTSAPAPEPALPAVTDWRLPAGLGRRYGAASGDRNPIHLYPLTARLFGFPRAIAHGMWTVARCLAEAPQPHGAHSVRADFRAPVLLPGTVTYASDGTAFQLRGDGGRVHLTGTTARTVPEAARDGRS encoded by the coding sequence ATGCCGAGCCTGCTGCTGTCCCTGGCGCGCGGCGCCGTCACCTCCCCGTTCAAGCGCGCGGGCAGGCCGGACGCCACCCTGCCGCCCGACCGCCACCACCGGCCGGCCGCACCGATCGCCCCCGGGCCCCTGGCCGCGTACCGCAGGATCTGCGCCTTCCCGGAGACCGGCCCCCTCCCGGCCACCTACCCGCACGTCCTGGCCTTCCCGCTCGCCATGCGGCTGATGACCGGGCGGCGCTTCCCCCTGCCGGTCACCGGACTCGTCCACACCTGGATCGAGATCACCGCCCACCGGGTGCTGCACCCCACCGACCTTCTTGAACTCACGGTGTACGCAGAGCGGTTGACGCCGCACCGGCGCGGCACCGAGGTCACCGTGGTCACGGAGGCGAGGCTGGCGGACGAGCTGGTGTGGGAGTCCCGCAGCGGCTACCTGTCCCGCCATGCGACACGTACCGAGACCACTTCCGCACCCGCGCCCGAACCGGCACTCCCCGCCGTCACCGACTGGCGGCTGCCCGCCGGCCTCGGACGGCGCTACGGGGCCGCCTCCGGCGACCGCAACCCGATCCACCTGTACCCGCTGACCGCCCGGCTGTTCGGCTTCCCCCGCGCCATCGCCCACGGCATGTGGACCGTCGCCCGCTGCCTCGCCGAAGCCCCGCAGCCGCACGGGGCCCACTCGGTACGCGCCGACTTCAGGGCCCCCGTCCTGCTGCCCGGCACCGTCACCTACGCCTCGGACGGCACCGCCTTCCAGCTGCGCGGCGACGGCGGGCGCGTCCACCTCACCGGGACGACGGCGAGGACTGTCCCGGAGGCTGCCAGGGACGGCCGTTCATGA
- a CDS encoding TetR/AcrR family transcriptional regulator, whose protein sequence is MPRAVREQQMMDAAVQIFGQRGFRAASMDEIAELAGVSKPLVYLYLNSKDELFSACIGREAKALVAAVQAGVQPGLPADRQLWEGLRAFFTHTAENPDGWAVLYRQARTHGEPFAGEVNVMREEIVAFVTGLIGAAAREAHHDPALPDRDVTGLAQALVGAAEALAGWANETPGVSAKEAAATLMNFSWAGLENLMNGRPWQPPGQSSPSSR, encoded by the coding sequence ATGCCGCGCGCGGTGCGTGAGCAGCAGATGATGGACGCCGCGGTGCAGATCTTCGGGCAGCGTGGATTCCGTGCGGCCTCGATGGACGAGATCGCGGAGCTGGCCGGCGTGTCCAAGCCGTTGGTCTATCTCTATCTGAATTCCAAGGACGAACTCTTCTCCGCCTGTATCGGGCGTGAGGCGAAAGCGCTGGTCGCAGCCGTGCAGGCGGGTGTTCAGCCGGGGCTTCCGGCGGACCGGCAACTCTGGGAGGGGCTGCGGGCGTTCTTCACGCACACCGCGGAGAACCCGGACGGCTGGGCGGTGCTCTACCGGCAGGCGCGGACGCACGGGGAGCCGTTCGCCGGTGAGGTGAACGTGATGCGTGAGGAGATCGTTGCGTTCGTGACGGGTCTCATCGGCGCCGCGGCGCGCGAGGCGCACCATGATCCGGCGCTCCCCGACCGCGATGTGACGGGGCTGGCGCAGGCGTTGGTGGGCGCCGCGGAGGCGCTCGCCGGATGGGCGAACGAGACTCCGGGTGTCTCGGCCAAGGAGGCGGCGGCCACCTTGATGAACTTCTCCTGGGCCGGCCTGGAGAACCTCATGAACGGCCGTCCCTGGCAGCCTCCGGGACAGTCCTCGCCGTCGTCCCGGTGA
- a CDS encoding recombinase family protein produces the protein MSKPQRVAIYVRISKDRKGQELGINRQENACRELCARLGWTLYKVYSENDTSASTTSKRKRPAYTEMLRDARDGLVDAIVVYSIDRLTRRISELTSFLEDQKEHGFAFATTEGEDTDTANGRMILTIKGAVAQQETERMSERINGSLLQRREKGKPHAGGPRVFGFVPDSGFQQVVPEEAELIVRGYDMLMSVPAKTPGDVARLWNEAGARSPGGTAWSIQKVKRVYRSERIGGIITYKGQDIGDSIYPHPLTRTQWDNVQTVLNGRATPAAQGSGKRKHLYSGFLKCGHCQSIMRVQWATIQGRTFRRTLCHSGQVGHNGELGCGKVSRSYAWIEEQLNEVVEAALASRRPQPQEVPAMDLSGPIAVQEERIRNLRQRWKDDNMTDEDYFDSLGHIRGELQALRTREAATVVRQSRRVVDALAVWNDSAENLDRRRAIVAQVIETVEVFSIGRGRRRPPELDSIKVTPVGDSDEEAE, from the coding sequence ATGTCCAAGCCGCAACGTGTGGCCATCTATGTCCGGATCAGCAAGGACCGCAAGGGTCAGGAACTCGGCATCAACCGCCAGGAGAACGCGTGCCGGGAGTTGTGCGCCCGCCTCGGGTGGACCCTCTACAAGGTTTACTCCGAGAACGACACATCCGCCTCCACCACCAGCAAGCGCAAGCGCCCCGCGTACACGGAGATGCTGCGCGACGCCCGTGACGGGCTGGTGGACGCGATCGTCGTCTACTCCATCGACCGCCTGACTCGTCGCATCTCCGAATTGACCAGTTTCCTCGAAGATCAGAAGGAGCACGGCTTCGCCTTCGCCACGACCGAGGGCGAAGACACCGATACGGCCAACGGGCGCATGATTCTGACGATCAAGGGTGCCGTCGCTCAGCAGGAGACAGAACGCATGTCGGAGCGCATTAACGGCTCATTGCTTCAGCGGCGCGAAAAGGGCAAGCCACACGCAGGCGGTCCCCGCGTCTTCGGGTTCGTCCCGGACTCGGGCTTTCAGCAGGTCGTTCCCGAGGAGGCGGAGTTGATCGTGCGAGGGTACGACATGCTCATGAGCGTCCCGGCAAAGACGCCCGGAGACGTGGCGCGTCTCTGGAACGAGGCGGGCGCCCGATCTCCCGGCGGAACCGCCTGGTCGATCCAGAAGGTCAAGCGGGTGTACCGGTCCGAACGGATCGGCGGGATCATCACGTACAAGGGGCAGGACATCGGAGACAGCATCTATCCCCACCCGCTCACCCGCACACAGTGGGACAACGTCCAAACGGTTCTGAACGGTCGGGCAACTCCCGCCGCGCAGGGGTCCGGCAAGCGCAAGCACCTGTACTCGGGCTTCCTCAAGTGCGGACACTGCCAGTCGATCATGCGTGTTCAGTGGGCGACGATCCAGGGCCGGACGTTCCGACGGACGCTCTGCCACTCGGGCCAGGTGGGCCACAACGGTGAACTGGGCTGCGGGAAGGTGAGCCGGTCGTACGCCTGGATCGAGGAGCAGTTGAACGAGGTGGTCGAAGCAGCCTTGGCATCGCGGCGGCCGCAGCCGCAGGAGGTACCTGCCATGGACTTGTCCGGGCCGATTGCAGTGCAGGAGGAGCGGATCAGGAACCTGCGCCAGCGGTGGAAGGACGACAACATGACAGACGAGGACTACTTCGACTCGCTCGGCCACATTCGCGGCGAATTGCAGGCCCTACGCACCCGCGAGGCGGCAACGGTCGTCAGGCAGTCGCGCCGCGTGGTTGACGCATTGGCTGTGTGGAACGACTCGGCCGAGAACCTTGACCGACGACGGGCGATCGTTGCGCAGGTGATCGAGACGGTCGAAGTCTTCAGCATCGGCCGCGGACGCCGAAGGCCACCCGAACTGGATTCGATCAAGGTGACCCCCGTCGGGGATTCCGATGAGGAGGCAGAGTAG
- a CDS encoding dicarboxylate/amino acid:cation symporter, which produces MSANPASTTTDEPSGSGFRIPRIPFWAQIVAGLVLGVLLGWLARSQDIDWLYTTLDKVGHIFVQLLKLAVAPLVFFAILVSITNLRKVNNAARLATRTLLWFMITSLIAVAIGLAIGLITNPGSGTGLTPKDGKLPEHAGSWLDFLTGIIPDNVITPFTELNVLQIVFMAAVAGIAALQLGEKAQPILTLSEAVLELLQKALWWVIRLAPLGTVGLIGYAIADYGWDLIGKYATFTADVYIGCALVMFGVYPLLLATVAKVSPLQFFKGAWPAIQLAFVSRSSVGTMPVTQKVTERLGVPKEYASFAVPFGATTKMDGCAAIYPALAAIFIAQIFDVQLGVGDYILIAFVSVIGSAATAGLTGATVMLTLTLSTLGLPLEGVGLLMAIDPILDMMRTATNVAGQVVSPLIVAAREGILDRDKLNSASASPVEEPSEPREKVAVAA; this is translated from the coding sequence GTGTCCGCGAACCCCGCGTCCACCACCACCGATGAGCCCTCCGGCTCCGGTTTCCGCATACCCAGGATCCCCTTCTGGGCCCAGATCGTCGCCGGCCTCGTGCTCGGCGTCCTGCTCGGCTGGCTCGCCCGCAGCCAGGACATCGACTGGCTCTACACCACGCTCGACAAGGTCGGCCACATCTTCGTCCAGCTGCTGAAGCTGGCCGTCGCGCCCCTCGTCTTCTTCGCGATCCTGGTGTCGATCACCAACCTGCGGAAGGTCAACAACGCCGCCAGGCTGGCCACCCGCACCCTGCTCTGGTTCATGATCACCTCGCTCATCGCGGTCGCCATCGGCCTCGCGATCGGCCTGATCACCAACCCGGGCTCCGGCACCGGCCTCACGCCCAAGGACGGCAAGCTCCCGGAGCACGCAGGCTCCTGGCTCGACTTCCTGACCGGCATCATCCCGGACAACGTGATCACGCCGTTCACCGAGCTGAACGTCCTCCAGATCGTCTTCATGGCCGCCGTCGCCGGCATCGCCGCCCTCCAGCTCGGCGAGAAGGCCCAGCCGATCCTCACCCTCAGCGAAGCCGTCCTGGAGCTCCTCCAGAAGGCGCTGTGGTGGGTCATCCGCCTCGCCCCCCTCGGCACCGTCGGCCTCATCGGCTACGCCATCGCCGACTACGGCTGGGACCTGATCGGCAAGTACGCCACGTTCACCGCCGACGTCTACATCGGCTGCGCCCTGGTGATGTTCGGCGTCTACCCGCTGCTGCTCGCCACCGTCGCCAAGGTCAGCCCGCTCCAGTTCTTCAAGGGCGCCTGGCCCGCGATCCAGCTCGCCTTCGTCTCCCGCTCCTCCGTCGGCACGATGCCGGTCACCCAGAAGGTCACCGAGCGCCTCGGCGTCCCGAAGGAGTACGCCTCCTTCGCGGTCCCGTTCGGCGCGACGACCAAGATGGACGGCTGCGCCGCGATCTACCCGGCGCTCGCCGCGATCTTCATCGCGCAGATCTTCGACGTGCAGCTGGGTGTCGGTGACTACATCCTCATCGCGTTCGTCTCGGTGATCGGCTCGGCGGCCACCGCCGGTCTGACCGGCGCCACGGTCATGCTGACCCTCACCCTGTCGACGCTGGGCCTCCCGCTGGAGGGTGTCGGTCTGCTGATGGCCATCGACCCGATCCTGGACATGATGCGGACCGCCACGAACGTGGCCGGCCAGGTCGTATCACCGTTGATCGTGGCAGCACGAGAGGGCATCCTCGACCGCGACAAGCTCAACTCGGCCTCGGCCTCCCCGGTCGAGGAGCCGTCCGAGCCGCGCGAAAAGGTTGCGGTCGCCGCGTAA
- a CDS encoding DUF4229 domain-containing protein — protein MRLSIFVGCLVVAAIAVNFGLIPSGAGGSNIVWVVLLALVLSAPLSYVLLRKQRDEMSEQIVSSVDRAKARLEANRTREDSVTQ, from the coding sequence ATGCGTCTGAGCATCTTCGTCGGCTGCCTCGTCGTCGCCGCCATCGCCGTCAACTTCGGGCTCATCCCCTCCGGCGCCGGGGGATCCAACATCGTCTGGGTCGTCCTGCTCGCGCTGGTGCTCTCCGCGCCGCTCAGCTACGTACTCCTGCGCAAGCAGCGTGACGAGATGTCCGAGCAGATCGTGTCCTCGGTCGACCGCGCCAAGGCGCGTCTTGAGGCGAACCGCACCCGCGAGGACAGCGTCACCCAGTGA
- a CDS encoding GNAT family N-acetyltransferase — protein sequence MALTFELDPKFDRSVRDGIAELWSDVSNAGGAVGFVPPVTAEDVRPALVKHLVSMAEGRTRILVGYDEEGAIAATAFLTHNTHRLMAHWLWIYTVMVHPRHQGRGYGRDLMAAAADAARSIDGIEAIRLTCRGGTGADRFYSACGYKEVGRVPGAIRVAEGDDRDDVIMLLPLG from the coding sequence ATGGCGCTTACATTTGAGCTGGATCCGAAGTTCGACCGGTCGGTCCGGGACGGCATAGCCGAGCTCTGGTCCGATGTGTCCAACGCGGGCGGCGCGGTGGGCTTCGTGCCGCCCGTGACGGCCGAGGACGTACGGCCCGCACTGGTCAAGCACCTCGTGTCCATGGCCGAGGGCCGCACCCGGATCCTCGTCGGCTACGACGAGGAGGGCGCCATCGCCGCCACGGCCTTCCTCACCCACAACACGCACCGCCTGATGGCGCACTGGCTCTGGATCTACACCGTCATGGTCCACCCCCGCCACCAGGGCCGCGGCTACGGCCGCGACCTGATGGCGGCGGCCGCCGACGCCGCCCGCTCCATCGACGGCATCGAGGCGATCCGCCTCACCTGCCGCGGCGGCACGGGCGCCGACCGCTTCTACAGCGCCTGCGGATACAAGGAGGTCGGGCGGGTGCCGGGGGCGATCCGGGTGGCCGAAGGCGACGACCGCGACGACGTCATCATGCTCCTGCCGCTCGGCTGA
- the mqnE gene encoding aminofutalosine synthase MqnE, with the protein MDAGLKRELEQKVRDGERLSREDGIALYESDDLAWLGGLAHEVRTRKNGDVVHFNVNRHLNMTNVCTASCAYCSFQRKPGEKDAYTMRIEEAVRLAKAMEGESLTELHIVNGLHPTLPWRYYPRSLSALKEALPEVSLKAFTATEIHHFETISGLSASEILDELIEAGLESLTGGGAEIFDWEVRQHIVDHATHWEDWSRIHRLAHEKGLKTPATMLYGHIEEPRHRVDHVLRLRELQDETGGFQVFIPLRYQHDFVDMKDGKVRNKLQARTTMATGAEALKTFAVSRLLFDNVPHVKVFWVMHGVQTAQLALQHGADDMDGSVVEYKITHDADNYGTPNKLGREDLLDLIRDAGFRPVERNTRYEIIREYPGPDADRRESPQPMRV; encoded by the coding sequence GTGGACGCGGGACTCAAGCGCGAGCTGGAGCAGAAGGTCCGGGACGGCGAACGGCTGTCCCGCGAGGACGGGATCGCGCTCTACGAGTCCGACGACCTGGCCTGGCTGGGCGGACTGGCCCACGAGGTGCGTACGCGCAAGAACGGCGACGTCGTCCACTTCAACGTCAACCGCCACCTCAACATGACCAACGTGTGCACCGCCTCGTGCGCGTACTGCTCCTTCCAGCGCAAGCCGGGGGAGAAGGACGCGTACACGATGCGCATCGAGGAGGCCGTCCGCCTCGCGAAGGCGATGGAGGGCGAGAGCCTCACCGAGCTGCACATCGTCAACGGGCTGCACCCCACCCTGCCGTGGCGCTACTACCCGCGTTCGCTGAGCGCGCTGAAGGAAGCGCTGCCGGAGGTCTCCCTCAAGGCGTTCACCGCCACCGAGATCCACCACTTCGAGACCATCTCCGGGCTCTCCGCCTCCGAGATCCTCGACGAGCTCATCGAGGCCGGTCTGGAGTCGCTGACCGGTGGCGGCGCGGAGATCTTCGACTGGGAGGTCCGCCAGCACATCGTCGACCACGCCACCCACTGGGAGGACTGGTCGCGCATCCACCGGCTCGCGCACGAGAAGGGTCTCAAGACCCCGGCGACGATGCTGTACGGGCACATCGAGGAGCCCCGTCACCGCGTCGACCACGTGCTGCGGCTGCGTGAGCTCCAGGACGAGACCGGCGGCTTCCAGGTCTTCATTCCGCTCCGCTACCAGCACGACTTCGTGGACATGAAGGACGGCAAGGTCCGCAACAAGCTCCAGGCGCGGACGACGATGGCGACCGGCGCCGAGGCACTGAAGACCTTCGCGGTCTCCCGGCTGCTCTTCGACAACGTTCCGCACGTCAAGGTCTTCTGGGTGATGCACGGCGTGCAGACCGCCCAGCTCGCCCTCCAGCACGGTGCCGACGACATGGACGGCTCGGTCGTCGAGTACAAGATCACGCACGACGCGGACAACTACGGCACGCCGAACAAGCTGGGCCGTGAGGATCTGCTGGACCTGATCCGCGACGCCGGCTTCCGGCCCGTGGAGCGCAACACCCGGTACGAGATCATCCGCGAGTACCCGGGCCCGGACGCGGACCGGCGCGAGTCGCCGCAGCCGATGCGGGTCTGA
- a CDS encoding Lrp/AsnC family transcriptional regulator, with the protein MDAVDRQLIQALRENGRASYAELGRLVGLSGPSVTDRINRLETAGVITGYRATVDAASLGLGVTALIGISLSDAADHEDVAHRLKDLAEIEDAWFIAGDDSYMLKVRVGDVDGLEKTIRRLSGTKGVSRTRTTIVLSTKWENRVGDLPEEG; encoded by the coding sequence ATGGACGCGGTGGACAGGCAGCTCATTCAGGCCCTCAGGGAGAACGGCAGGGCCTCGTACGCCGAGCTGGGACGGCTCGTCGGGCTCTCCGGGCCCAGCGTCACCGACCGCATCAACCGGCTGGAAACCGCCGGTGTCATCACCGGTTACCGCGCCACCGTCGACGCGGCCTCGCTCGGCCTGGGGGTCACGGCCCTGATCGGCATCTCGCTCTCGGACGCCGCCGACCACGAGGACGTGGCCCACCGGCTGAAGGACCTCGCCGAGATCGAGGACGCCTGGTTCATCGCGGGCGACGACTCCTACATGCTCAAGGTCCGGGTCGGAGACGTGGACGGCCTGGAGAAGACCATCCGCCGGCTCAGCGGTACCAAGGGTGTCTCGCGGACGCGTACGACGATCGTGCTCTCCACCAAGTGGGAGAACCGGGTCGGAGACCTTCCCGAGGAAGGCTAG
- a CDS encoding UbiX family flavin prenyltransferase: MSQQQRKPWIVGVSGASGTPFAASVLRGLLAAGESVDLVVSRASRLTLLDETGIAFRDAHWREDLAGWLARGADGKPHTFDVDVSGVRHWAAGDLAAGPSSGSYPAKGMLIVPASTACVAGVALGLSKDLLQRAASVTLKERRKLVVAVRETPLNGQTLRHMVALDEAGAVVLPASPAFYAGATHIQDLVDFVAGRVLDAAGVPHQLYRRWEGELGGSRG, from the coding sequence GTGAGTCAGCAGCAGCGAAAGCCTTGGATTGTCGGGGTTTCAGGCGCTTCGGGCACCCCATTCGCCGCCTCCGTGCTGCGCGGCCTGCTGGCCGCGGGGGAGAGCGTCGATCTGGTGGTGAGCCGGGCCTCGCGCCTCACGCTGCTGGACGAGACCGGGATCGCGTTCCGCGACGCGCACTGGCGGGAGGACCTGGCCGGCTGGCTGGCGCGGGGGGCGGACGGGAAGCCGCACACCTTCGACGTGGACGTGTCCGGCGTACGGCACTGGGCGGCCGGCGATCTGGCCGCGGGGCCGTCCTCGGGGTCGTACCCGGCGAAGGGGATGCTGATCGTGCCCGCGTCGACGGCCTGCGTGGCCGGGGTGGCGCTCGGGCTCTCGAAGGACCTGCTGCAGCGGGCCGCGAGCGTGACGCTCAAGGAGCGGCGGAAGCTGGTCGTCGCGGTGCGCGAGACGCCGCTGAACGGCCAGACGCTGCGGCACATGGTGGCCCTGGACGAGGCGGGCGCGGTCGTGCTGCCCGCCTCTCCGGCGTTCTACGCGGGGGCGACGCACATCCAGGATCTGGTGGATTTCGTCGCGGGGCGGGTGCTGGACGCGGCAGGGGTGCCGCACCAGCTGTACCGCCGCTGGGAGGGAGAGCTGGGTGGCTCTCGTGGCTGA